The genomic interval CAGGAAGAGGCTATTTTTAATCTGGTTTGTCATTGTCATCATGTGTTAACGGAGGATAAGCTATGGTGATTACCTGGCTCGCCCTAAGTTAGTGTTAAGCATCGTTTGCGCATTGTAGTCACAAGTTGAGATTGTTTGACAGAGATACTAGCCATCTTCCCCTTATACTTTGCCTGGATGGGGATGCGTATATGGCTGTCGATAAGGACGTTCTAGCAATTTGCTGGTTTCCCGGTCACCTACAATTTCACGTTTTTGCGGATCATATACGACGGGCCGGCCTGTCTGCATAGAAAGGTTAGCCAGAATGCAACTGGCCGTAGAAATGTGTCCCTCTTCGATGTCGGCAATGGGACGGCTTTCTTTGTCAATGGCGTCTAAGAAGTTGAGCATGTGCAGCCGCGTGGCTGGCGCAGCGTTCAACTCAATTTTTGGATTCGTCGGCTCAGTCAGATCCTCCGGATATTTCTCTTTTTCGTACACCACATCTAAATGAATTTTTTTGCCATTTTTGTCCTCCGGAATAAAATCACATTGCATGGTACTGGCCCAGAGGGTGCCTTTGTCTCCATAGAGAGTGAATGACCAGGGATAGTCCGGATTAGTGGGCGTACCCCAGGTTCGGTGCTGCCAGACACAGTTCAGGCCATCATATTCAAAAACAGCCGATTGCGTATCAGATATATTGGACTTGCCTTCTTTCTGAACGTAAATACCCCCCTCTGAACTAATGCGCTTCGGCCATCCGAGTTTAAGCATCCAGCGCACCGTATCGAACATGTGAATGCACATATCACCCATGATGCCGTTACCATATTCCGTAAACGTCCGCCACCAGCGCACGTGCGGCAGGCCATCGTAGGGACGCAGTGGAGCCGGTCCGGTCCACCGCTCATAGTCCAGAAAATCAGGGACGGGCTGAAGGGCCGGGTTGCCGTTGGCACGCATGTGGATATAGCAGCACATCTCTACGTGCGATATGTTACCCAGCAGACCAGCGTCAACAATATCCCGCTTGGCGGTAATCAGGTGGGGTGTACTTTTGCGCTGCGTTCCAACTTGTACTACTTTCTTATACTTACGGGCAGCCGCAACCATCGCTTCTCCTTCCATCACATCGACACTAATGGGTTTTTGAACGTAAACGTTGGCCCCGGCTTTCACCGCATCGATCATTTGCAGGGCGTGCCAGTGGTCTGGAGTGCCAATGAGGACAATGTCCAGTTGGTTCTCGGCAAGCATTTTTTGATAATCGCCATAGAGTTTTGGCGTTTTACCCGATTTCTGGCGTTGACTAACAATCTGGGCCGCACCATTCAACATGTTTTTGTCCACATCACACAGGGCCACCACTTCTACAGGCGCGACCTGAATCAGGCGGAACAAGTCACTTTTGCCGTACCAGCCTGTACCAATAAGCGCGACACGGAGGGTCTTGGCCGGGTGAATCAAATCCAAACCTCGTGCACCAAATGTGGAAAGAGCCAGGGCTGCACCGGTGCTTTTCATAAAACGGCGACGATTAATGTTAAAGGTTTCCATACAATTTAAGTTTTTGTCAGGTAAAATTATGTCAGGTAAAAGAGTATTTATAGATGGAGTAAGCGATGCCCAACTGCGGTAACCCTTTCGACTGCTAGTGACAGGCAGCGCAATGAATAAGGCCAGTAATTAGTTAAATAGTGCAAAATAAGCCAGGAGAATGATTTTGTTACTGTAATTTTTCGTCAAAAAGCGGGGGTAATTTCGGCTAAAATCTTTACAATGCCATTTGAGTACATATTTTACGCTTCAGTTTACTTTACAGCACCCCGTTTACGGTATCGACAGATCAGTCCGACCCTTAAATAATTAATAGCAGGTAGGCTAAGCATAAGAATTAGACCTGCTCACTAGTTGAACATTTCGGAAGGTGGTTCTGGAAAAGTAATGAGATTTGGGTCGGTGATTAGAAAGGGATGCTGTCGTGTTTACATTAACATAGATGCGTATCCAAAAAAGAGCGCACATCCAGCAGGGTTGTTAATATTAATACTACGAAGGCGTGCAATCAATAAAGTGGAAACCAATCATATTAAGACATTCTGCTTGATAAAAAATAGGGCTTCTCTTTCTGAAATAAACCAGGTCCGCGCTTGCTGTAAAATATAAAATTGAAGATAGAGTTAATTCAACTATGATGAATTTTACTCAACGCTGGTCAAATTCTGGTGTTGCCTGGCATACTCTGACGGGGACATGTTAAACACACTTTGAAAGGTTTTGCGAAAATAATTTAAGTCGTTCATCCCTACCTGTTCGGCCACTTCCGATATGCGCATCTTACCGGTAGAAAGTAACTGGGCTGCCCGTTTCATCCGGACATCCTTGATGAACTCGACTACTGATTGTCCGGTGATGGCTTTAATCTGCCTGTAAAAAGCAGACTGGCTCATCCCCATTTCCCGAACCAGCGCCGGTACATTGAATTCCGGTTCCTGCAGATTGGCTTCTATGATACTCATCGCTTTTTCCAACAGTTGTCGTTCAGAATCAGGAATAACTATGTTGGTTGGTTCCAACAAAATCTGGCGATGGTAATACTCTTTAAGCTGATGCCGTACATGAAGAATAGCAGCTATTTTAGCATGCAGAATTTTCATGTTAAAGGGTTTGGTCATGTACTCATCGGCACCCATTTCCAGCCCTTCCAGTTCATGAACTGCCGCCACCCGAGCCGTCAGCAAGATGACCGGAATATGTTCCGTTTTAGGATGCTGCTTTATTTTGCGGCATAAAGTCAATCCATCGCTGCGGGGCATCATTATATCACTAATTACTAAATTAGGCTGAATACTCAATGTTTTTTCCCATCCTTCTTCCCCATCTCCGGCAGTAAAAACGGTATAGGCAGGACTAAGAAGCTGCTGTAAATAATGCCGTAATTCGTCGTTATCCTCAACCACCAGAATGCTGGCCGATCCTGCGTTAGCTACCACTTTATCCGAACCCTCCGTTTGACTTATGGCAACCGGCTCTTCAGCCATTTGAACGAGAGGTGTATCTACGGGTGGTTTGTTTATAATATTTGTTGGTGATAAATGCGCCTGACCAAAAGGCAGACGCAGGGTGAATTCAGTTCCATTCCCGGGTTCACTTTGTACCATTACTTCCCCGAAGTGAACCTCCATAAACTGTTTCACCAGCGACAAGCCAATACCGGTTCCCATGATGTGCATAGTTTCAATAGTTGATGCCTGATAATAGGAATCAAAAATCCGCTCAACTTCCGCAGGTTTCATGCCAATTCCCCAGTCACGCACGATAATCTGAAGATAATTATCAAGCAGCTTTCTGTCCTGAAATACTGCCGGTTCCCCAGGCGAACCAACCATTGAGAGGATCAGCCTTATTTTGCCTCCTTGGGGAGTATATTTTAATGCGTTGGCCATTAGATTGGTCAGTATAATTTCCAGTTTGTCCCGGTCAAAATACATTTGTACCGGCACGGCTGGTGCTTCGAAGGCATAATCAATCCGTAATTCTTCAGATTTAAACCTGAAAATCATAAATAATTCGTTCACAAATGAAACGATGTCATCCTTGCTGGCACGGAGAGATATATGCCCCGATTCTACCTTCCGGAATTCCATGAGTTGATTGACCAGATGCAAGAGCTTACGGGTCTGGTGCTGCACCAGGCTCATTTTCTCCCTGAACCCGGAAGAGGGACCTTTTGCTGTAGCAAGTTCCTCAACGGGACCCATAATCAAGGTAAGTGGGGTACGTAATTCGTGCGAGATATTGGTAAAGAAACGAAGTTTAAGGTTAGTCAATTCTTTTTCTTTATCAGCCTTAAATTTTTCAAGGCTAAGGTTATTTTTTAAGGTTTGCTGGGTCAGGGTAATATGTCGATAGGCTAGCATCACGCCAATCAGCACCAGGGTATACAGCAGGTAAGCCATCCATGTCCGGTACCAGGGAGGCAGTATGGTAATCTGTAGCCTGGCGGGTTTATCCGACCATTTTCCTTCGCCATTGCTTGCTTTCACCAGCAACGTATACTCCCCGGCGGGCAGGTTGGCAAAACCGGCTGACCGCTGCCCGGGAGCAGCCATAATCCAGCTATCATTATAGCCAACAAGCTGATAGGCATAGGTATGTTTGCGGGTATTGGCATAATTCAGTCCCACAAAATCAAGTGAAAAGTCATTCTCGGAAGCCAGGAGGGTAATGGCCTTTGTCTGTTGAATGCCTTTTGTTAAAATAACATGCCCGTTGATGGGTTTATCCGTCTCCACCAGCTTATTGAAGATGCGTAGCCCGGTTAAGCGAACAACAGGGGCATCAGGATTGGGTTGAATGAGCCGGGGCTGAAAGTAAGTAACTCCGTTAATGCCACCAAAGAAGAGCGTACCATCAGTAGCCCTCCAGGCGGCACCCACCTTAAAAGAATTGCTTTGGATGCCGTCTTGGACGTGATAAGGCACCCACTGGTTAGTTTCCGGGTTGAAACGAAGCAAACCAGTTCCTGCCAGCCAAAGCTGACCGGTTTCGTCTTCAAGCAAGCTTTCTATATCGGAAAGGGGTAATTGCCCATCCAAACGAGTGACCACCTCCTCTCCTTTTGCATCAGTAGTTAATACATTTAATCCTCCGCCAATAGTGCCTATCCAAAGCCGTCCCTGATGATCCTTGACCAGTGGCCAGGCATAGTTAACACTCAAACTTGTGCTGTCGCCGGGTTTGTAGCAAAACTGTTTTTGTACCCGGAGTGAAGTAGCCCTTACCTCTAGCTTTAGCACGCCTGCATTCTTGGTAGAGGCCCACAGAAGATCTTTTTCTTGGTCATACAATAAGAACGTAAATTGATTGCTGGGCAGGTCGCTGTTGCCCATGTGAAAGCGCTGCAACAGTTGCCCCTGCTGATTAAATCGCAGCAAGCCCAGTTCAAAAGAAGCTACCCAGATACTCTTATACCGGTCTTCTACCATACTTTCCAATCGGCTGGACTGCAGTGACAAACCACCAGCAAGCCCTGTTTGTGTGTGAAGTTGGTTACCTTTCAACCTTATCAGGCCGCTGAACCGCGTACTCACCCACAGCGTACCATCTGAGGCTTTGCAGAACGCTGATACATCGACTCCGTTCGCATATCCAGCCAGCGGCTGACTGAGATAATTATGATACGTTTTGGTAGCAAAGTCGTAACGGGAGAAGCCATTACGCGTACCAATCCACAGCCAGTTACGGGTTTCGTCCTTCAGAATGGCATTAACCGAATTATCAGCCAGCGTCGGATGCTCATTAGCCATTCGCTGCAGATTTGTAAATGGTTTATCACGCAGGTTTACTTTATTAAGACCACCAGAAGGAGTGGATAGCCAGAGTACCTGATTACGGTCTTCAAAAATTTGTTCAACGCGTACAGAGTTAATATTTTGTACATCAAAATCTTTTGGCAAAAATCTCCTGTAATTATCAGATAAGCCGGGAAGCTGAGTGGAGGAATCAGGCACTGACTGGGGGTCCCATACAAACAAACCGAAATTAGAACCAACCCACAAATGACCAAACGAATCGAGATAGATGCATTCGACCTCCTTAACAGGTTGGGACAAGGGATGCATTGAAAAGGACTGGTGTGCGTGACGTTCTGCCTGACTTACCCAGAGAATATGCCCGTCGGCCCCAATCCAGAGATTACCTTTGTAATCAAGGTGTAAAGCCCGGATAGAACAGGCCGTAAGCGGGGCTGCCTTAGCCAAAGATAGCAATGCTTCTGTTTGTGACATACTGACCGACCACAACCCATGGGTAAGCGTACCAACCCAAATCGTTCCATCTGAATCGGTAACCAGGGCTGATACACCATATAAAACATCAGTGGCATTCAACAAGCCGATCTGCTCAATATGGGTTAGCTGGTTGGCGGCGTTAAAGGTCAGCATAAAAAGCCCATGCGAGCGCGTACCTACCCAGATACGTCCTTTTAGATCAGCAGTGATAACTTCAACATCGGCCAGTTGAAGTCGTTTAATCAAAGCTTGATTTACTGAGGCATGTACCAGTTGGTTAACATTGATAAAACGGTCGTGATTGGCGTCAAACAGGCTTAAACCGGCACTCTCTGCCCCTACCCATAAGCGATTTTGATCATCGGTATATATATCCCGGATCCGGTTACCGGATAAGCCGCTAAAAGTGTTTATTGGTAAGGAATATTTTTTTAATTCATAACCATCATAACGATTGATTCCCTCGTTTGTACCAATCCAGATAAAGCCCTCAGCATCCTGCTCGACACACATCGCATCGCTATGCGCCAGACCATCGTTTACCGTGATATGCTCAAACCTGAACCGATCTGAAGATTGCTGTGCCCAGCCGGTTAAGGCCATTAGAATAAAGGCCGTAAGAAAAAAAAGATATCTAAAAAAACAATTCATGATAAGGGAGAAATCTACCCTAAACATTTTATATGTCAATCATACAAGGGATAACTAATATAGTAAAATTGCATCATTTGCAGCAACTATTGAAGATTTTTGGATTTTAAATGCATGTCATCACTAGTAGATTTACCAATACACCGGAACAAAATCATCCCTGAATAAAATTTTTGATAGAAGGCCAATCTGCTCATATAAGGACAGTGTGCCGTCCTAAAAAAAGTTGACCGATTTTTATTAGGAGGACACAGAGTGATGAAGCAGTTTCAGGAAAGGGGAGTTATTTTAACACACCCTCTCTGAACAATCAAAGAGCTTTATGTTACAATAAGGAGAAATAAATATTGTAAAAACGGCTTATCTTTTGTAACACATTTACGTAGAGTTTGATAATAGAAATCTCCTAACTCAATGCGCTTAGAAAAACAACTCATTATTAAATATTGGTCCAAAACCAATGCTTTCTACCAGGCCAAACTTGTTGAGAAAAATCAAGTCATCACCCTTTCCCAAGAAGAGGCCAATAAACTCATTGGGGCTACCTCCTGGACAGATATCGCTAATAAGGCAATTTCTGTCAAATCCAGAGATATGATTGAGAAAACCTATGTTTTTACTCCTCAGCATTAAAAGTAGAAGAGAAACAATAGTTTTTATAGACTGCCTTGGCTCAGGGGTAAACACGATTACCAACAATCTTTTTTGGGAGAGATAATGATATATAATCTATTTTATAGAGAATATTAATACTTTTGATTGTTTTTTTGTTAATCGATTTTCGAAAAGACCATCGCTTGCATATGCAGCGTGCCGGCGTGATTGATATGAATTGTTGATGGCAGTTTTTTTGAGTGATTTAATTCCTATTTACTGCAAGTATATCACTTGGTTGTATCGGGTTTCCAATCCTTGTAAACAAATCGTAGTGCATCATAATAGGCAGGAATTGGTTCGCTCATGTGGTCCTCCAAAGGATAATGTTTAAATTTGTGTTCAACTGTTTTCAAACCAGCATCTTTAAACAGTTTATCAAATTTGGACAAGTCATCTCCAAAAGTACCCTCTTCATTGCCTACGCTGTAAAAAACTTTTTTATCCCTCATGGATAGAGTTGGTAGTTTTCGTTCTGCTAATCGTAAAACATATTTATTGCCAAACCATAGGGAAGGGCTTATGGCAATATAGGCATCAAACATATGGGAACGCAAAAGCATGCAATGAATGGTGGTAAGACCACCAAAGGAATGTCCGGCAAATATCTTAAAAGGAGAGGTTTTATAAGTAGTCTCTATGTAAGGCATCAATTCCTGTTGAATAAAGTTAAAAAACGGCTCATTACCCCCTGATGTCTTATATCTAGCATCAACTTTACCATCAAAGTTGATTAAGCTATTGGTAGGCGTGAGGTCTTTTATCCGGTCCATACTAACAATGCCTACTACTATCATGGGAGGAATAACCTGCCAATGCCTTAAATATTCTATATAGGCAGAAAGGATGTGAAAATGATTTTCCCCATCTAAGAGATATAACACGGGCAAGGGCTTGTTTATATCCAAAGAATCGAGTTTTGGTACATGAATGTATACCTGGCGGTCTTGATTGAGCACCCGGGAATGTATTATATGTACATCGTTGGCGATATGATTATATAACTTTGGCACTTGGGCGGTTGCCTGTGAAGTGAGAAATAGAAAGAATACTATCAAATGCTTCATATAATTAACGAATAGTCGCTTATAGCCTACAAATGTCAAAATGCCTCCTTGGAAATTGCCACTAACATCTGTACTTACGTTATATGGGGGATATTTATAGCGCGTATATGACAATATAGAGAAATATAGGCTATTGATGCTCAAAACAACTTGGTTAAATAAATAGCTTTGTGTAAAGTAAGGGATAAGAGTGGAAAATAATATTCCTGATACTTCACTTTCTCCTTTTGCCCATTTCTATTAATAGACCATAAACAGTTACAAATTCCACCCCTTTGGTATTCCTGTAAAATCTTAACGTAGGTAAAAGGAAAACAAACTATTCGCTTATAATTTCAAATGAATCTTCTTTCTTTCCGACCCTTACATGCTGGTAGCTGAAGAGGTAAAGAGGTAAATTCGCTGATCTTCCTTTGCCTTTTTCCTCCCATTGATTGCAAGCCGGTCAACAGCTGCCCTTGTGGATAAAGGTCTTCGAGCTAGTACGGACTCTTTTTCTAGAAAATCCTAAGCGGTTTTCTTAGGTGGATAGGTGGTCAATGACGCAAAAGTCATCTAAAATGTCGTTTTTACACCCTGCCTCTTTGAATAACTCTCTCCACCTTTGTAAGGTAAACAGTCTCACAACCTAATCTAGAAAGACTATGACAACGATCAGTATTATTCAACCGCTGCAACTGAAAGGGAAAATTACCTTTATTCTTTGCTTACTATCCGGACTGCTGTTCCTAAATGCAGGACTCAACAAGTTCTTTAACTATATGCCAGTGCCTGAGGACTTACCGCAAGAAATGATAAAAATGAGCACAGCCATGATGCAGATAGGCTGGTTACTGCCACTAGTTGCTGTGGCTGAAATTCTTGGAGGAATACTGCTGATCATACCAAAATATAGAGCACTTGGAGCAATTATCCTCCTACCGGTAATACTGGGAATCCTGTTGACACACCTCACAGTCGCACCTCAAGGGCTACCTATGGCTTTTATTCTGTTAATCATTATCCTATGGGTTATTATTGACAACAGAGCAAAATATCTTCAACTGATTAATTAACAACACATCGGGTGTTTAATTTAATCGCCCCTTTCGAGTTACTTAACTTACCGCCTGAATGATCACCTAAATAATTTTGTTGGTACTTAACTCCTTATTAGGCTATAGTGCACTGGCTGCCTGTTTATTGATAAGATGGATAACTCTGCTTATCCTAAAGCAGTACAAGATTTACCCACTTACCCACAAATATTACGATAAAAGTTTTATTGTATCAATAGATTAGAATTATTATATTGATCTAATCTAAAGGTTAATGCCATGTCGATAAGAATCATAACTAAGGTAGAAAGACAACGATGAAACTTACCTTTATCATAAATAAGCCTGCTCATATCATTTTTGACTACTTAACCGATATGCAAAAATTTGTTTCTGTCCATCCTGTTATTACTAAGATTAACCCCATTGAAAAGAGCACCTATTTAATTTATGAAACTTTAAAAGTTGGTTTTATACCTATTTCCTTTACCTATCCTGTCACGGTTGAAAGCAACCGGGCGGAGAAAACTATAACCATTCGTGCAACCGTTATGAGGATGACCAAAATTGAAATGAACTTTATTATAAAAGAGGATAAAGCCTTTTCTATTGTTGAAGAGACCATTCACTTTCAATCACCTTTGCCCCTTCAATCGATTATGGAAAGTATTTTCAAAAAGCAGCATAGACTCTTATTTAACAATATTGAACTACTCCAATAACATAGGCATTAACTT from Rhodocytophaga rosea carries:
- a CDS encoding DoxX family membrane protein: MTTISIIQPLQLKGKITFILCLLSGLLFLNAGLNKFFNYMPVPEDLPQEMIKMSTAMMQIGWLLPLVAVAEILGGILLIIPKYRALGAIILLPVILGILLTHLTVAPQGLPMAFILLIIILWVIIDNRAKYLQLIN
- a CDS encoding Gfo/Idh/MocA family protein, with translation METFNINRRRFMKSTGAALALSTFGARGLDLIHPAKTLRVALIGTGWYGKSDLFRLIQVAPVEVVALCDVDKNMLNGAAQIVSQRQKSGKTPKLYGDYQKMLAENQLDIVLIGTPDHWHALQMIDAVKAGANVYVQKPISVDVMEGEAMVAAARKYKKVVQVGTQRKSTPHLITAKRDIVDAGLLGNISHVEMCCYIHMRANGNPALQPVPDFLDYERWTGPAPLRPYDGLPHVRWWRTFTEYGNGIMGDMCIHMFDTVRWMLKLGWPKRISSEGGIYVQKEGKSNISDTQSAVFEYDGLNCVWQHRTWGTPTNPDYPWSFTLYGDKGTLWASTMQCDFIPEDKNGKKIHLDVVYEKEKYPEDLTEPTNPKIELNAAPATRLHMLNFLDAIDKESRPIADIEEGHISTASCILANLSMQTGRPVVYDPQKREIVGDRETSKLLERPYRQPYTHPHPGKV
- a CDS encoding hybrid sensor histidine kinase/response regulator transcription factor; translation: MALTGWAQQSSDRFRFEHITVNDGLAHSDAMCVEQDAEGFIWIGTNEGINRYDGYELKKYSLPINTFSGLSGNRIRDIYTDDQNRLWVGAESAGLSLFDANHDRFINVNQLVHASVNQALIKRLQLADVEVITADLKGRIWVGTRSHGLFMLTFNAANQLTHIEQIGLLNATDVLYGVSALVTDSDGTIWVGTLTHGLWSVSMSQTEALLSLAKAAPLTACSIRALHLDYKGNLWIGADGHILWVSQAERHAHQSFSMHPLSQPVKEVECIYLDSFGHLWVGSNFGLFVWDPQSVPDSSTQLPGLSDNYRRFLPKDFDVQNINSVRVEQIFEDRNQVLWLSTPSGGLNKVNLRDKPFTNLQRMANEHPTLADNSVNAILKDETRNWLWIGTRNGFSRYDFATKTYHNYLSQPLAGYANGVDVSAFCKASDGTLWVSTRFSGLIRLKGNQLHTQTGLAGGLSLQSSRLESMVEDRYKSIWVASFELGLLRFNQQGQLLQRFHMGNSDLPSNQFTFLLYDQEKDLLWASTKNAGVLKLEVRATSLRVQKQFCYKPGDSTSLSVNYAWPLVKDHQGRLWIGTIGGGLNVLTTDAKGEEVVTRLDGQLPLSDIESLLEDETGQLWLAGTGLLRFNPETNQWVPYHVQDGIQSNSFKVGAAWRATDGTLFFGGINGVTYFQPRLIQPNPDAPVVRLTGLRIFNKLVETDKPINGHVILTKGIQQTKAITLLASENDFSLDFVGLNYANTRKHTYAYQLVGYNDSWIMAAPGQRSAGFANLPAGEYTLLVKASNGEGKWSDKPARLQITILPPWYRTWMAYLLYTLVLIGVMLAYRHITLTQQTLKNNLSLEKFKADKEKELTNLKLRFFTNISHELRTPLTLIMGPVEELATAKGPSSGFREKMSLVQHQTRKLLHLVNQLMEFRKVESGHISLRASKDDIVSFVNELFMIFRFKSEELRIDYAFEAPAVPVQMYFDRDKLEIILTNLMANALKYTPQGGKIRLILSMVGSPGEPAVFQDRKLLDNYLQIIVRDWGIGMKPAEVERIFDSYYQASTIETMHIMGTGIGLSLVKQFMEVHFGEVMVQSEPGNGTEFTLRLPFGQAHLSPTNIINKPPVDTPLVQMAEEPVAISQTEGSDKVVANAGSASILVVEDNDELRHYLQQLLSPAYTVFTAGDGEEGWEKTLSIQPNLVISDIMMPRSDGLTLCRKIKQHPKTEHIPVILLTARVAAVHELEGLEMGADEYMTKPFNMKILHAKIAAILHVRHQLKEYYHRQILLEPTNIVIPDSERQLLEKAMSIIEANLQEPEFNVPALVREMGMSQSAFYRQIKAITGQSVVEFIKDVRMKRAAQLLSTGKMRISEVAEQVGMNDLNYFRKTFQSVFNMSPSEYARQHQNLTSVE
- a CDS encoding SRPBCC family protein — translated: MKLTFIINKPAHIIFDYLTDMQKFVSVHPVITKINPIEKSTYLIYETLKVGFIPISFTYPVTVESNRAEKTITIRATVMRMTKIEMNFIIKEDKAFSIVEETIHFQSPLPLQSIMESIFKKQHRLLFNNIELLQ
- a CDS encoding alpha/beta hydrolase, producing the protein MKHLIVFFLFLTSQATAQVPKLYNHIANDVHIIHSRVLNQDRQVYIHVPKLDSLDINKPLPVLYLLDGENHFHILSAYIEYLRHWQVIPPMIVVGIVSMDRIKDLTPTNSLINFDGKVDARYKTSGGNEPFFNFIQQELMPYIETTYKTSPFKIFAGHSFGGLTTIHCMLLRSHMFDAYIAISPSLWFGNKYVLRLAERKLPTLSMRDKKVFYSVGNEEGTFGDDLSKFDKLFKDAGLKTVEHKFKHYPLEDHMSEPIPAYYDALRFVYKDWKPDTTK